The following proteins are co-located in the Flammeovirga kamogawensis genome:
- a CDS encoding caspase family protein, with the protein MRTTIFLVLSLLFSISTFAQKKIVVMPKVAKGGTICNAYQVYDNKISISAVENVYKRNRYNVVSSSAIIEQLYSSGGCYKANDEVQNEIISQNGLKLYTQIAAKTKTSYNGSFVEITVNVFDVSERRLLATQLSKSTPNYSKDKKKQIEQAFEKIIKPLMQTATANLAAGKYLDAPKAVIIPVVKQAPQKETPKEEVILIKKEEPKEAEVIEVFSSDVDINIPTTSVVNEDAVAVIIGNKAYRNPDVPEVKYAIHDAKIMKEYLIKTFGFREGNIIYKENATQADFNAIFGINGNAKGKLYNYVKPNKSDVFVFYSGHGAPNPESKEGFFVPVDTDPSLIQFNGYSLTTFYENLGEVPYKSLNVVIDACFSGSSDGGMLLKSISPVFIKTENKVMNDELAVIMSASQSEQVASWYNEQNHGLFTYFYLKGLQGAADENHDKKISVKEMSDYITSNVEYMARRLNNREQKPQVVGDATILIRE; encoded by the coding sequence ATGAGAACAACAATATTTTTAGTATTAAGTCTACTTTTTTCAATTTCTACTTTTGCACAAAAAAAAATAGTGGTAATGCCTAAGGTTGCTAAAGGAGGGACTATTTGCAATGCGTATCAGGTATATGATAATAAGATAAGTATTAGTGCAGTAGAAAATGTATACAAAAGAAATAGATATAATGTTGTAAGTTCATCTGCAATTATAGAACAATTATATTCTTCTGGAGGATGCTACAAAGCAAATGATGAAGTTCAGAATGAAATAATTTCTCAAAATGGATTGAAATTATATACTCAGATTGCTGCTAAAACAAAGACATCTTATAACGGTTCTTTTGTAGAAATTACTGTAAATGTTTTTGATGTTTCTGAAAGAAGATTGTTGGCCACTCAATTATCTAAATCTACTCCCAATTATTCTAAAGATAAGAAGAAGCAAATAGAACAAGCATTTGAAAAAATAATTAAGCCTCTGATGCAAACAGCTACGGCTAATCTTGCTGCAGGCAAATATCTTGATGCCCCTAAGGCAGTAATTATACCTGTTGTAAAACAAGCACCTCAAAAAGAAACACCAAAAGAAGAGGTTATCTTGATAAAGAAAGAAGAACCTAAAGAAGCAGAAGTAATTGAAGTGTTTTCTAGCGATGTTGATATTAATATACCTACAACATCAGTTGTAAATGAAGATGCTGTTGCTGTTATTATTGGTAATAAAGCTTATAGAAATCCAGATGTACCAGAAGTAAAGTATGCAATTCATGATGCTAAAATTATGAAAGAATACCTAATAAAAACATTTGGGTTTAGAGAGGGAAATATTATTTATAAAGAGAACGCTACTCAAGCCGACTTTAATGCAATATTTGGTATTAATGGTAATGCCAAGGGGAAATTATACAATTATGTAAAACCAAATAAGTCAGATGTATTTGTGTTTTATAGTGGTCATGGGGCACCAAACCCAGAATCTAAAGAAGGCTTCTTTGTTCCGGTAGATACTGATCCGTCTTTAATTCAATTTAATGGTTACTCTTTAACTACATTTTATGAAAATTTAGGAGAGGTACCTTACAAATCATTAAATGTAGTGATAGACGCTTGTTTTAGTGGTTCTTCTGATGGAGGAATGTTATTAAAAAGTATTTCACCTGTTTTTATTAAGACAGAAAATAAGGTGATGAATGATGAGTTAGCTGTAATTATGTCGGCTTCTCAATCTGAACAAGTTGCTTCATGGTACAATGAGCAAAACCACGGTTTATTTACATACTTCTATTTAAAAGGTTTACAAGGAGCTGCAGATGAAAACCACGACAAGAAGATATCTGTAAAAGAGATGTCAGATTATATAACATCAAATGTGGAGTATATGGCTAGACGCTTAAATAATAGAGAACAGAAACCTCAAGTAGTTGGCGATGCAACTATCTTGATAAGGGAATAG
- a CDS encoding NHL repeat-containing protein → MYKIIFSFFFCLTLTSTVFAQKDEGKKKKNKKTITADPDAKLITPTDVAFDEKSGLFYISSPGNHGIIKRGRRGGAVFAAKDLLHPRGLTTYGGILYVADSNRVVGYQLKTSKQVFEANIDGATALHSIACDGSHLYISDKSISKVFKMTIKSKKYEVISSDIINPTGLYYDKKLREILILSSQETGGGVYTYSLRSKEIELRLTINEFPYLEDITFNESMSYYITAWGADHKENVIIKINSSLKREARVIQSSTDGPSGLLYIKRTNELAIASEYSNNLNIIKLGY, encoded by the coding sequence ATGTATAAGATAATTTTTAGTTTCTTTTTCTGTTTAACTTTAACGAGTACTGTTTTTGCCCAAAAAGATGAAGGCAAAAAGAAAAAAAACAAAAAGACAATTACTGCCGATCCTGATGCAAAACTTATAACGCCTACTGATGTAGCTTTTGATGAAAAGTCAGGACTATTTTATATTAGTTCTCCTGGTAATCATGGCATTATTAAAAGAGGTCGCCGAGGAGGTGCTGTTTTTGCTGCTAAAGACTTATTACACCCAAGAGGGTTAACAACCTATGGTGGTATTTTATATGTAGCTGATTCTAATAGAGTAGTTGGTTACCAACTAAAGACCTCTAAACAAGTGTTTGAAGCAAATATTGATGGTGCTACTGCATTACATAGTATAGCTTGTGATGGTTCACATTTATACATCTCGGATAAATCTATTTCTAAGGTTTTTAAAATGACCATAAAATCTAAGAAATATGAAGTTATCAGTTCTGATATCATTAATCCAACTGGATTATATTACGATAAAAAATTAAGAGAAATCTTGATTCTAAGTTCTCAAGAAACTGGTGGAGGAGTTTACACTTACAGCTTAAGAAGTAAAGAAATTGAATTGCGTTTAACCATTAACGAATTTCCTTACTTAGAAGATATCACTTTTAACGAATCAATGAGCTATTATATCACAGCATGGGGAGCAGACCATAAAGAAAACGTGATTATAAAAATTAATAGTAGCTTAAAAAGAGAAGCTAGAGTAATACAATCTTCTACAGATGGACCAAGTGGTTTACTTTACATTAAAAGAACAAACGAATTGGCTATTGCAAGTGAATATTCTAACAATCTGAATATTATCAAACTAGGTTACTAA
- a CDS encoding DPBB and LysM peptidoglycan-binding domain-containing protein: protein MRVLLFFLYFFILPIVATYAQTTVSHEVQDQETLFSISRKYNVSVKEIVDANNIQNNVIKIGQVLTIPQKGAEEDPYNVPATEVIPAIKITPAQDVVIKEAIYYSAQDGETLRQVAYIYQVPVDSLAVWNGFLPDQMLVENQQIVVSLTGEVNKVDETAKKVQSKSYADLTVQEAEDYDIPMQKVERGNGIIVDLPNNTSKLMALHRKETIGSYIKVINPNNDKEAIVRVVAALPDQSIADGVIIKISEQVAKKIGVVNEEFRVRVEYNQ, encoded by the coding sequence ATGAGAGTATTACTTTTTTTTCTCTATTTTTTCATTCTTCCAATTGTAGCTACATACGCACAAACTACAGTATCACACGAGGTACAAGATCAAGAAACTTTATTTTCAATATCTAGAAAGTATAATGTGTCTGTAAAAGAAATTGTCGACGCTAATAATATTCAGAATAATGTTATTAAAATTGGACAAGTGCTTACAATTCCTCAAAAAGGTGCAGAAGAAGATCCTTACAATGTTCCAGCAACAGAAGTAATACCTGCAATAAAAATTACTCCAGCTCAAGATGTAGTAATTAAAGAAGCTATTTATTATTCAGCTCAAGATGGCGAAACACTTCGTCAAGTTGCGTACATATATCAAGTACCTGTTGATAGCTTGGCTGTTTGGAATGGATTTTTACCAGATCAAATGTTAGTAGAGAATCAGCAAATTGTAGTTAGCTTAACAGGTGAAGTAAATAAGGTAGATGAAACTGCAAAGAAAGTACAATCAAAATCCTATGCAGATTTAACGGTTCAAGAAGCAGAAGATTATGATATTCCAATGCAAAAAGTAGAGAGAGGTAATGGTATTATTGTCGATTTACCTAACAATACAAGTAAGCTAATGGCACTGCATAGAAAAGAAACAATTGGCTCTTATATAAAAGTTATTAATCCAAATAATGATAAAGAAGCAATTGTAAGAGTGGTAGCCGCTTTGCCAGATCAAAGTATTGCAGATGGAGTGATTATTAAGATTTCTGAGCAGGTAGCAAAGAAAATTGGAGTTGTAAACGAAGAATTTAGAGTAAGAGTTGAGTACAATCAATAA
- a CDS encoding helix-turn-helix transcriptional regulator, with protein MIDLATTDFITDLTYIYKNKGLGKKIISNTDISYNQSNTILKQSSSFNYLGPTVDFIIDVEKFTFLVLKNRGVNLEFPTVESDLSVLIKNLDLITLKQDIGVYLYSINKLFNYFIYLFYKDLECNYRSSFTFRINNSKGMINQFMQQNIPLEIKNGQITKFYSSITDISHISTIQEYKLSFFNIINKDIHHIDIKKFTYSPTDQTPEINLSERELEILIQISNGLNAKEIAKELSISTETVNKHKKNMIKKNSVNNLIQLATKAIKKGLL; from the coding sequence AGGTTTAGGAAAAAAAATAATTTCTAATACAGATATATCTTATAACCAAAGTAATACTATTCTTAAACAGAGTAGTTCTTTTAACTACCTTGGGCCCACTGTAGATTTTATTATTGATGTTGAAAAATTCACTTTTTTAGTCTTAAAAAATAGAGGTGTCAATTTAGAGTTCCCTACGGTAGAATCTGATTTATCCGTATTAATCAAGAACCTTGATTTAATAACCTTAAAACAAGATATAGGAGTGTATCTCTACTCTATCAACAAGCTTTTTAATTATTTCATCTACCTATTCTATAAAGATCTTGAATGTAATTATAGATCAAGTTTTACTTTTAGAATCAACAATTCTAAAGGGATGATTAATCAATTTATGCAACAGAATATTCCTTTAGAAATTAAAAATGGTCAGATTACAAAATTCTATTCTAGTATTACTGATATATCTCATATTTCTACTATTCAGGAATATAAACTCTCTTTTTTTAATATCATCAATAAAGACATACATCATATAGATATTAAAAAGTTTACTTACTCCCCTACAGACCAAACTCCAGAAATTAATTTATCTGAAAGAGAATTAGAAATCCTCATTCAAATTTCGAATGGACTAAATGCCAAAGAAATTGCTAAGGAACTAAGTATTTCTACAGAAACAGTTAATAAGCACAAAAAAAACATGATCAAGAAAAACAGTGTGAATAACTTGATTCAATTAGCTACTAAAGCCATAAAAAAGGGACTTCTTTAA
- a CDS encoding SGNH/GDSL hydrolase family protein, translated as MKSYLIGLLSILIFGCTNQTEEYPSPSYNSTTTATVLNENIPTRSLNILALGDSYTIGASVQKKDRWNEQLKAQLESKGYSIGEVTYIAQTGWTTKNLINAIEAQKNTLLTNYDLVTLLIGVNNQYQRINFDTFLNEYPQLLTTAIKYGNNNPDNVVVLSIPDYGATYSAPSPSISTEIDKYNSSKANLTYAEGVRFFNITSISKMAKQDRTLIASDGLHPSAKMYRYWVNDIIDDVFNQLLEP; from the coding sequence ATGAAAAGCTATCTGATTGGACTATTAAGTATTTTAATCTTCGGTTGTACTAATCAAACTGAAGAATATCCCTCTCCTTCATATAATTCTACTACTACTGCTACAGTACTTAATGAAAACATCCCCACTCGATCTTTAAACATTTTAGCTTTAGGAGACTCCTACACAATTGGGGCTAGTGTTCAGAAAAAAGACCGTTGGAATGAACAGTTAAAAGCACAATTAGAATCAAAAGGATATTCTATTGGAGAAGTAACCTATATTGCTCAAACAGGTTGGACAACAAAAAACCTTATAAACGCAATTGAAGCACAAAAAAACACACTTTTAACTAATTACGACCTTGTTACTTTATTGATTGGGGTTAATAACCAGTATCAAAGAATTAATTTTGATACATTCCTAAACGAATATCCACAACTTTTAACTACAGCAATTAAATATGGTAACAATAACCCTGATAATGTTGTTGTTCTTAGTATACCAGATTACGGAGCAACTTATTCAGCACCATCACCAAGTATTTCTACAGAAATAGATAAATACAATTCTTCAAAAGCAAATTTGACTTATGCTGAAGGAGTTCGTTTTTTTAATATTACAAGTATCTCTAAAATGGCAAAACAAGATCGTACGTTAATTGCTTCAGATGGTCTTCATCCTTCGGCAAAAATGTACAGGTATTGGGTAAATGATATTATAGATGATGTTTTTAATCAGTTACTTGAACCTTAG
- a CDS encoding glycosyltransferase, producing the protein MKIAILSTFYPLRGGIATYGAALLSALEKEGHVVKAFTFSRQYPDFLFPGKSQYITEEDNVEKIASEEVLDSINPITYYTTAKKIKAFKPDVLITQFWMSFFGPSVGTVAKLLKKDCITLSILHNVIPHEGRFFDKPFTKYYLNQHHCFVTMSDVVEKDLRSYESEKPSLVRAHPLYNHFGDPQNQEEAQLKLGVESDKKTLLFFGFIREYKGLDILIKTFDQLDDSYQLLIAGEVYGSFDSYMQLIQENRNKERIHIFNQYISDQEVGDYFSVADVCVLPYKSATQSGITSIALHFEVPLIATDMGGLKELIINGETGEIVPSATVEDLKRGIDTFFINDPQQYKSKIVELKKEMSWENFAAHLEDFIFKLKRK; encoded by the coding sequence ATGAAGATTGCTATTCTTTCTACCTTTTATCCGTTAAGAGGTGGAATTGCCACTTATGGGGCAGCACTTTTATCAGCTTTAGAAAAAGAAGGACATGTTGTAAAAGCATTTACTTTTTCTAGACAATATCCTGATTTTTTATTTCCAGGAAAGTCACAATACATTACAGAAGAAGATAATGTAGAAAAAATAGCATCTGAAGAAGTTTTGGACTCCATTAATCCAATCACTTATTATACTACAGCCAAAAAAATAAAAGCATTTAAACCTGATGTTTTAATTACTCAATTTTGGATGTCGTTCTTTGGCCCATCTGTAGGTACAGTAGCTAAATTATTAAAAAAAGATTGTATTACATTAAGTATTTTGCATAATGTAATTCCTCACGAAGGTCGTTTTTTTGATAAACCTTTTACAAAATACTACTTAAATCAACATCATTGTTTTGTTACAATGAGCGATGTTGTTGAAAAAGATTTAAGAAGTTATGAGTCTGAAAAACCGAGTTTGGTAAGAGCTCATCCATTATATAATCATTTTGGCGATCCACAGAACCAAGAAGAAGCTCAACTAAAATTAGGTGTGGAATCAGATAAAAAGACATTATTGTTTTTTGGCTTTATAAGAGAGTACAAAGGTTTAGATATTCTTATTAAAACATTTGATCAACTCGACGATTCATATCAATTACTAATTGCAGGAGAGGTTTATGGTTCTTTTGATAGTTACATGCAACTTATACAAGAGAATAGAAATAAGGAGCGAATTCATATCTTCAATCAGTACATTTCAGATCAAGAAGTTGGTGATTATTTTTCTGTTGCAGATGTTTGTGTGTTACCTTATAAATCTGCTACTCAAAGTGGAATCACATCAATTGCATTACATTTTGAAGTTCCATTAATTGCAACAGATATGGGTGGTTTAAAAGAACTTATAATTAATGGAGAGACAGGAGAAATTGTTCCTTCTGCTACTGTAGAAGACTTAAAAAGAGGTATTGATACTTTTTTTATTAATGATCCTCAGCAGTATAAATCAAAGATTGTTGAGTTAAAAAAAGAAATGTCTTGGGAAAATTTTGCAGCACACTTAGAAGACTTCATTTTTAAATTAAAAAGAAAATAA
- a CDS encoding DEAD/DEAH box helicase — translation MTFKELGIQDALIKALKENGIEEPTAIQEKSIPFLITKGTDFIGQAQTGTGKTAAFGLPLLQAVNPKNSQPQALVLSPTRELGQQIQKQLFRFTKYYHKVFCEAVYGGASIDQQINNLKRPTHIVVATPGRLLDLVDRNAIDLSGVKTVVMDEADEMLSMGFKEDLSKILRLTTNKKATWLFSATFPAGINEIVNKHMDKDAFRIEVNPFNVINKKIKFEYILAEQKQKIETLNWFIRTQGDARGVVFTRTKAEAQQVSKQLHGKQFKAEAIHGDLSQKERDKVMRAFKGNKLQILVATDLAARGIDIADLAYVVHYQLPDKMEYFTHRSGRTARAGKSGTSLCIVTKREMSKLDEIEDSLGITMEQVFD, via the coding sequence ATGACATTCAAGGAATTAGGAATTCAAGATGCTTTAATTAAAGCATTAAAAGAAAATGGTATTGAAGAACCGACGGCTATTCAGGAAAAATCAATCCCATTTCTAATCACAAAAGGAACTGATTTTATCGGACAAGCACAAACGGGTACAGGAAAAACAGCCGCTTTTGGCCTTCCTCTTCTTCAAGCTGTAAATCCTAAAAATTCTCAACCTCAAGCATTAGTCCTCTCACCCACTCGTGAATTAGGACAACAAATTCAGAAGCAATTGTTTCGTTTTACAAAATACTATCATAAAGTATTCTGTGAGGCTGTATATGGTGGTGCTTCAATAGATCAACAAATCAATAACCTAAAGAGACCAACACATATAGTTGTTGCAACTCCTGGGCGTTTATTAGATTTAGTAGACCGTAATGCTATCGATCTATCTGGTGTTAAAACAGTAGTAATGGATGAGGCTGATGAGATGCTAAGCATGGGATTTAAAGAAGACCTGTCTAAAATTCTTCGTCTTACTACAAATAAAAAAGCAACATGGTTGTTCTCTGCTACTTTCCCTGCAGGCATCAATGAGATTGTAAATAAGCATATGGATAAAGATGCGTTCCGTATCGAGGTGAATCCATTTAACGTTATCAACAAAAAGATAAAGTTTGAATATATTCTTGCTGAGCAAAAACAAAAAATTGAAACATTAAACTGGTTCATTAGAACACAGGGAGATGCTAGAGGAGTTGTTTTTACAAGAACAAAAGCAGAAGCTCAACAAGTGTCTAAACAATTACATGGTAAGCAATTTAAAGCTGAAGCTATTCACGGTGATTTATCTCAAAAAGAAAGAGATAAAGTGATGCGTGCTTTTAAAGGTAATAAATTGCAAATTTTGGTAGCAACAGATTTAGCAGCTAGAGGTATTGACATTGCAGACCTTGCTTACGTTGTCCACTATCAACTTCCTGATAAAATGGAGTACTTTACTCATAGAAGTGGTAGAACAGCAAGAGCAGGTAAATCAGGTACTTCTTTATGTATTGTAACTAAAAGAGAGATGAGCAAACTTGATGAAATAGAAGATTCATTAGGAATCACTATGGAACAAGTTTTTGATTAA
- the secDF gene encoding protein translocase subunit SecDF, translating to MRNRGFVLFIAITVTLFSLFDLSFTVVSRSVQNSADEYAMDSKGHVDYFKKQAYIDSVWKLPVYDLGFTSYTYEEVKNKELALGLDLQGGMSVTLEVSPIEVIKAMAGSNVDAAFEKSIAAASAAEKENRESFTDNFFSALEENAPNVPFATYFATSSNKGRISFNSPNDKVKKLVESEVDGAVDRAFEIIRTRIDKFGVTQPNIQRLQGTNRISIELPGVDNPERVRNLVQGVAKLEFLEVWTNQEAQPYIFQMNQAWVKQEEARKKLSGDVAKAEAPKKEASENSLFEGDSTTAAADSAKVDETSVSPLLAKMQGGLVYADDDTAAVNKMLRDTEVMDVIPSDMKFIWAHKPLAEQNGKSFYELFPVKKDREAKLGGDVITDAIQTFDQRAQPAVSMSMNVEGAKKWKKMTGQNLGRRIAIALDNEVYTAPTVNSEIDGGRSEITGSFDINEAKDLANVLKAGKLPAPTRIIEEVVVGPSLGKVAQSEGLNSVLLGLSLVIVFMIVYYAKGGIIANVALLSNIFFIVGILAELGAALTLPGIAGIVLTIGMSIDANVLIFERIREEQRAGKSLLQAINNGYDRAFWTIFDANVTTLLTGAFLYVFGMGPIKGFAVTLMIGIVCSFFSAVFISRLIVSYFTNKYGEKTKLSFETGLSKKLAGQSNYDFMGKRKIAYAASVVVIIAGLASLSINGLNLGVDFTGGRSYIVNFDKVVVPSKLQASLVKDFDGKSVEVKTYGNEQTLKITTAYLVDDESTEADTKVQQIIVTGIEKFTGDKYSDKQKVDAGTFVIPSTSKVGATIADDITDGAEEAVLFSLLGIFAYIWVRFRRANFGIGAIAALVHDTLIVFGAFGIANLLGAGFELDQVFIAAILTVIGYSINDTVVVFDRVREEEEGSKDGDQLINVINKAINGTLNRTIITSFTTLLVIFVLLVFGGEALRGFSFSLFVGIMVGTYSSIFIAAPVVFDTSKKEIRKKATETAAVKA from the coding sequence ATGAGAAACAGAGGTTTTGTACTGTTTATTGCGATCACAGTGACGCTATTCAGTTTATTCGACCTATCATTCACAGTTGTATCTCGTTCAGTTCAGAACAGTGCAGATGAGTATGCAATGGATTCGAAAGGTCATGTAGACTATTTTAAAAAACAAGCTTACATTGATTCGGTATGGAAATTACCAGTTTATGATTTAGGCTTCACTTCTTACACTTACGAAGAGGTTAAAAACAAAGAACTAGCTTTAGGTCTTGACCTTCAAGGTGGTATGTCAGTAACATTGGAGGTTTCTCCAATTGAGGTGATTAAAGCAATGGCAGGTTCTAATGTAGATGCTGCTTTTGAAAAATCAATTGCTGCTGCATCTGCTGCAGAGAAAGAAAATAGAGAGTCTTTTACAGATAATTTCTTTAGTGCATTAGAAGAGAACGCTCCAAACGTTCCTTTTGCAACTTACTTTGCTACTTCGTCTAACAAAGGAAGAATTTCTTTTAATTCTCCAAATGATAAAGTTAAAAAATTAGTAGAGTCTGAAGTGGATGGTGCTGTAGATAGAGCATTTGAAATTATCCGTACTCGTATTGATAAATTTGGTGTTACTCAACCAAATATCCAACGTCTTCAAGGTACTAACCGTATCTCTATCGAGCTTCCTGGTGTTGATAACCCAGAGCGTGTTCGTAATTTAGTACAAGGTGTTGCAAAATTAGAGTTCTTAGAAGTTTGGACAAACCAAGAGGCACAGCCTTATATTTTCCAAATGAACCAAGCTTGGGTAAAACAAGAAGAAGCTCGTAAAAAATTATCAGGAGATGTAGCTAAAGCTGAAGCTCCTAAAAAAGAAGCATCTGAAAATTCTTTATTCGAAGGTGATTCTACAACAGCTGCTGCAGATTCTGCAAAAGTTGATGAAACTTCAGTTTCTCCTCTTTTAGCTAAAATGCAAGGTGGTTTAGTTTATGCTGATGATGATACTGCAGCAGTAAACAAAATGCTACGTGATACAGAAGTTATGGATGTTATCCCTTCTGATATGAAATTTATCTGGGCACACAAACCTCTTGCTGAACAAAATGGTAAGAGTTTCTACGAATTATTCCCAGTAAAGAAAGACCGTGAAGCAAAACTTGGTGGTGATGTTATTACAGATGCTATCCAAACTTTTGATCAAAGAGCTCAGCCTGCAGTTTCAATGTCAATGAATGTTGAAGGTGCTAAGAAATGGAAGAAAATGACTGGCCAAAACTTAGGTCGTCGTATTGCTATTGCTTTAGATAATGAAGTATATACTGCTCCAACTGTAAATTCTGAAATTGATGGTGGTCGTTCTGAAATCACTGGATCTTTTGATATCAACGAAGCAAAAGATTTAGCAAACGTACTTAAAGCTGGTAAATTACCTGCTCCAACTCGTATTATCGAGGAAGTAGTAGTTGGTCCATCATTAGGTAAAGTTGCACAAAGCGAAGGTCTTAATTCTGTATTATTAGGTTTAAGTTTAGTAATCGTATTTATGATCGTTTACTATGCTAAAGGTGGTATTATTGCAAACGTTGCTTTATTATCTAACATCTTCTTTATTGTAGGTATTTTAGCAGAACTTGGTGCAGCATTAACGTTACCAGGTATTGCAGGTATTGTACTTACAATTGGTATGTCGATTGATGCAAACGTACTTATCTTCGAACGTATCCGTGAGGAGCAAAGAGCTGGAAAGTCGTTATTACAAGCAATTAATAATGGTTATGACCGTGCATTCTGGACAATTTTTGATGCTAACGTTACTACTTTATTAACAGGTGCATTCTTATATGTATTTGGTATGGGACCAATTAAAGGTTTTGCAGTAACATTAATGATTGGTATTGTTTGTTCATTCTTCTCAGCAGTATTTATTTCTCGTTTAATTGTTTCTTACTTCACTAACAAGTATGGTGAGAAAACTAAATTAAGCTTCGAAACTGGTTTATCTAAGAAATTAGCTGGACAATCTAACTACGACTTTATGGGTAAGCGTAAGATTGCTTATGCTGCGTCTGTAGTTGTTATTATTGCTGGTCTTGCTTCTTTATCAATTAATGGTTTAAACTTAGGTGTAGATTTTACTGGTGGACGTAGCTATATTGTTAACTTCGATAAAGTAGTTGTACCTTCTAAATTACAAGCTTCTTTAGTGAAAGATTTTGATGGTAAATCTGTTGAAGTTAAAACGTATGGTAACGAGCAAACTTTAAAAATTACTACTGCATATCTTGTAGATGACGAATCTACTGAAGCAGATACTAAAGTGCAACAAATTATTGTAACAGGTATTGAGAAGTTTACTGGAGATAAATACTCTGATAAGCAAAAAGTTGATGCTGGTACTTTTGTTATCCCTTCTACATCTAAAGTAGGTGCTACTATTGCAGATGATATTACAGATGGTGCAGAAGAGGCAGTATTGTTCTCTTTATTAGGAATCTTTGCTTATATCTGGGTGCGTTTCCGTAGAGCAAACTTTGGTATTGGTGCAATTGCAGCATTAGTTCACGATACATTAATTGTATTTGGTGCTTTTGGTATTGCAAACTTATTAGGTGCTGGTTTTGAATTAGACCAAGTATTTATTGCAGCAATCTTAACTGTAATTGGTTACTCTATTAACGATACAGTGGTTGTATTTGACCGTGTTCGTGAAGAAGAAGAAGGTTCAAAAGATGGAGATCAATTAATTAACGTTATCAACAAGGCAATTAATGGTACATTAAACCGTACAATTATTACTTCGTTCACTACATTATTAGTAATCTTTGTACTATTAGTATTTGGTGGTGAAGCATTAAGAGGATTCTCATTCTCATTATTTGTTGGTATCATGGTGGGTACTTACTCATCTATCTTTATCGCTGCTCCAGTGGTATTTGATACTTCTAAAAAAGAAATCAGAAAGAAAGCTACTGAAACTGCTGCTGTAAAAGCATAG